The following are encoded together in the Bacillus sp. V2I10 genome:
- a CDS encoding CoA transferase subunit A — MANSFKKIRQIDEVIGKINDGCTLMAGGFGGVGTPPSLIDAILEKEVRELEIICNDTGFPHIGIGKLISAGRVRKVIASHIGSNPIAGNLMSEGKLEVEFSPQGTLGERIRAGGMGLGGILSDVGMGSEIAEKGKELVQVEGRTYFIETALTADVAIICGMTADEFGNIIYKKSARNMNPLMAMAGDYTIAEVDEIVPLGELDPEAIITPGVFVQAIVQSEGVNWKWVWESK, encoded by the coding sequence ATTGCTAACTCTTTTAAGAAAATCAGACAAATTGATGAGGTTATAGGCAAAATCAATGACGGATGCACGCTGATGGCAGGTGGATTTGGCGGTGTTGGCACCCCTCCGTCTTTGATTGACGCGATTTTGGAAAAAGAGGTCCGGGAACTCGAAATTATCTGCAATGACACTGGTTTTCCGCATATCGGAATTGGAAAACTGATCTCTGCAGGGCGTGTCCGAAAAGTAATTGCCTCGCATATTGGCTCAAATCCAATCGCCGGAAACTTGATGTCAGAAGGCAAGCTCGAAGTGGAATTTTCGCCGCAGGGAACTCTTGGCGAGCGAATCCGTGCCGGCGGAATGGGTCTTGGAGGCATTTTGTCAGATGTAGGTATGGGAAGTGAGATTGCAGAAAAAGGAAAAGAGCTTGTGCAAGTGGAAGGGCGCACCTATTTTATTGAAACAGCCCTAACTGCTGATGTGGCCATCATTTGCGGAATGACAGCGGACGAATTCGGAAACATCATCTACAAAAAAAGTGCACGGAATATGAACCCGCTTATGGCCATGGCTGGAGATTATACCATTGCGGAAGTCGATGAAATCGTACCTTTAGGCGAGCTTGATCCCGAAGCCATCATCACCCCGGGTGTATTTGTTCAAGCCATCGTACAAAGTGAAGGGGTGAACTGGAAGTGGGTATGGGAATCGAAGTAA
- a CDS encoding 3-oxoacid CoA-transferase subunit B, translating to MGMGIEVRENIAKRAAQEIDNGMIVNLGIGIPSLVPNYLKNKPQVMIQAENGILGIGPTPLQGEEEETLCNAAGYPVTLEKGASYFDTTTAFGMIRRGCIDLTILGSLQVSEKGDLANWIVPGKRVPGMGGAMELAGKAKKVIVVMNHVNKNGDPKILTSCTLPLTSKQCVDLIITDMAVIEVHETRLILKEIMVPFTVQDVMKSTGAKLEIGMNL from the coding sequence GTGGGTATGGGAATCGAAGTAAGAGAAAATATTGCGAAACGTGCAGCACAGGAAATTGATAACGGCATGATCGTCAATCTTGGCATAGGGATTCCCTCTCTCGTGCCGAATTATCTGAAAAACAAACCTCAAGTGATGATTCAGGCTGAAAACGGCATCCTCGGCATTGGACCAACACCTTTGCAAGGTGAAGAAGAGGAGACACTGTGCAATGCTGCAGGCTATCCTGTAACCCTAGAAAAAGGAGCCTCTTATTTTGACACAACCACAGCGTTTGGCATGATTCGAAGGGGATGCATTGATTTGACGATTCTAGGTTCTCTCCAGGTAAGCGAAAAAGGAGATCTCGCCAATTGGATCGTACCTGGTAAGCGTGTACCTGGAATGGGCGGAGCAATGGAACTTGCCGGAAAAGCAAAAAAAGTCATTGTCGTCATGAATCATGTCAATAAAAACGGCGATCCGAAAATTCTCACAAGCTGCACCCTGCCGCTTACGTCCAAACAATGTGTCGATTTAATTATTACGGATATGGCGGTAATTGAAGTGCATGAGACGAGACTTATATTAAAAGAGATCATGGTTCCATTCACAGTCCAGGATGTGATGAAAAGCACAGGAGCAAAGCTTGAAATCGGCATGAATCTTTGA
- a CDS encoding peptidase: MKNLQEQVCTWIEENRNRSIKLLKKMVEQRSVQGNEASAQAVVLEKCRQLSLDIDLWEPGGKLLKQHPHFVATRTSFKDSPNIVGVLKGKGDGKSVILNGHIDVVPEGDLEQWDVDPYQAVVTENRLYGRGSTDMKGGNVCLLMAMEAIKASGISLKGDVIFQSVIEEESGGAGTLAAILRGYKADAAIIPEPTKMKIFQKQQGSMWFRLKIKGRSAHGGTRYEGISAIEKSTLVVKHILELEKKRNERITDALYKKIPIPVPINIGKIEGGTWPSSVADLVTLEGRCGIAPNETIEEVQTEFQNWISDLASKDKWFNEHPVELEWFGARWLPNEIGSEHPLTATLINSYKEIMDKEPIIEASPWGTDAGLISHAGDIPSIVFGPGETEVAHFPNEFIEIDKIIDCTKILAVFLMHWCGVSEQMFLQIDGKGK, encoded by the coding sequence ATGAAAAACTTGCAGGAGCAAGTTTGCACATGGATAGAAGAAAATCGAAACCGGTCAATTAAATTACTTAAAAAGATGGTTGAACAGAGAAGTGTTCAGGGAAATGAGGCGTCAGCTCAAGCGGTCGTGCTGGAAAAATGCCGTCAGCTTAGCCTGGATATAGATCTGTGGGAGCCTGGCGGCAAACTCCTTAAACAGCACCCGCATTTTGTAGCAACGAGAACATCTTTTAAAGACAGCCCGAATATTGTCGGCGTTTTAAAAGGAAAAGGAGACGGGAAATCCGTCATTTTAAATGGACACATCGATGTCGTGCCAGAAGGCGACTTAGAGCAATGGGATGTGGACCCTTATCAGGCAGTGGTAACCGAAAACCGACTATATGGACGCGGATCGACGGATATGAAAGGCGGGAATGTCTGTCTTTTAATGGCAATGGAAGCTATTAAAGCATCAGGTATTTCCTTAAAGGGAGACGTCATTTTTCAAAGTGTCATTGAAGAAGAAAGCGGCGGTGCGGGAACCCTTGCTGCCATTTTACGCGGGTACAAGGCAGATGCAGCCATCATTCCGGAGCCTACTAAAATGAAAATTTTTCAAAAACAGCAGGGATCTATGTGGTTCAGGCTGAAAATAAAGGGGCGTTCTGCACATGGGGGAACGAGATATGAGGGAATCAGCGCCATTGAAAAAAGCACGCTGGTTGTCAAGCATATCCTGGAGCTTGAAAAAAAGCGAAACGAAAGAATAACCGATGCTCTTTACAAAAAGATTCCGATTCCAGTTCCTATTAATATTGGAAAAATAGAGGGAGGCACGTGGCCATCTTCTGTGGCAGATCTTGTCACCTTAGAAGGAAGGTGCGGGATCGCACCGAATGAAACGATAGAAGAGGTGCAGACAGAATTTCAAAATTGGATTTCTGACCTTGCTTCAAAGGATAAATGGTTCAATGAACATCCTGTTGAACTGGAGTGGTTTGGGGCAAGGTGGCTTCCAAATGAAATCGGTAGCGAACATCCTCTAACCGCGACTTTGATAAATTCTTATAAAGAGATCATGGATAAAGAACCGATCATTGAAGCATCTCCTTGGGGAACAGATGCAGGCCTTATATCTCATGCAGGCGATATTCCTTCCATTGTATTTGGCCCCGGCGAAACAGAGGTGGCTCACTTTCCGAATGAATTTATTGAGATTGATAAAATCATCGACTGTACAAAAATTCTGGCTGTTTTCTTAATGCACTGGTGCGGTGTGTCAGAGCAGATGTTTTTACAGATTGATGGAAAGGGTAAATAA
- a CDS encoding aldehyde dehydrogenase family protein, with amino-acid sequence MKQHLWINGQNMEASKYQELKSPYTDELLAEVAIAGQNQVKAAVDAASEAISKMNALPAHKRADILLKTAQLLAERKEEAAVIIAKEAAKPIKTARAEVDRTVMTYTFAAEEARRLNGETISMDAAPGGENRTAYTVREPIGVIGAITPFNFPMNLVAHKLGPAFAAGNTVVLKPATQTPLSSYFIGELFHEAGLPEGALNIVTGKGSEIGQHFTSDERIKALTFTGSPDVGKKLKKEAGMRKTLLELGSNSAVIVAEDADVSKVAPRCITGAFAYAGQVCISVQRIYVHENVFDEFVAKAVEETKKLKLGNPLAEETDVSSLISSEDVDRAISWIEEAENAGAQIECGGKSEDHQIVQPTILLNVSSEVNLSCQEAFAPIVIINSFKTFDEAIEEVNNSRYGLQAGVFTNKVDLAFQAAKALHVGGVMINDIPTFRVDHMPYGGVKDSGFGREGIKYAIEELTELKLISFNHDKF; translated from the coding sequence ATGAAGCAGCATTTATGGATCAATGGACAGAATATGGAAGCAAGCAAGTATCAGGAATTAAAGTCTCCTTACACGGATGAATTGCTGGCAGAGGTAGCCATTGCGGGTCAGAATCAAGTAAAAGCAGCAGTTGATGCAGCAAGTGAAGCGATCAGTAAGATGAATGCTTTGCCTGCACATAAGCGTGCAGATATTTTATTGAAAACAGCCCAGCTTCTTGCTGAACGAAAAGAAGAAGCGGCAGTGATTATTGCTAAAGAAGCCGCTAAACCAATTAAAACTGCGAGAGCAGAAGTGGACCGCACGGTTATGACATACACATTTGCCGCTGAGGAAGCGAGAAGGCTGAACGGTGAGACGATTTCAATGGATGCAGCGCCAGGCGGTGAAAACCGGACAGCCTACACAGTGCGCGAGCCAATCGGCGTTATTGGAGCGATCACGCCTTTTAATTTCCCGATGAATCTCGTTGCGCATAAGCTTGGCCCTGCTTTTGCCGCAGGCAATACAGTTGTATTAAAACCTGCGACGCAAACACCTTTAAGCTCCTACTTCATCGGAGAGCTTTTTCATGAAGCGGGTCTGCCTGAAGGCGCACTGAACATTGTTACGGGAAAAGGCAGTGAAATCGGCCAGCATTTTACATCAGATGAACGCATAAAGGCCCTTACGTTTACAGGAAGTCCAGACGTCGGGAAAAAGCTGAAAAAAGAAGCCGGCATGAGAAAGACGCTGCTTGAATTAGGATCAAATTCAGCTGTCATTGTCGCGGAAGATGCTGATGTTTCAAAGGTAGCTCCAAGATGTATAACAGGAGCTTTCGCGTATGCGGGCCAGGTTTGCATATCCGTGCAGCGAATTTATGTACACGAAAACGTATTTGATGAGTTCGTTGCGAAGGCTGTTGAAGAGACGAAAAAACTTAAACTCGGCAATCCCCTTGCTGAAGAGACAGATGTCTCCTCATTAATCTCAAGCGAAGACGTGGATCGCGCCATCTCCTGGATTGAAGAAGCTGAGAATGCAGGAGCTCAAATCGAATGCGGCGGCAAATCAGAGGATCATCAGATTGTTCAGCCGACTATCTTGCTGAATGTCTCGTCTGAAGTCAATCTCTCTTGTCAGGAAGCATTTGCTCCAATTGTCATCATCAACTCATTCAAAACATTTGATGAAGCAATTGAAGAAGTGAACAACTCGAGATATGGTCTTCAAGCGGGCGTATTTACAAATAAAGTCGACCTGGCCTTTCAAGCAGCAAAAGCCCTTCATGTCGGCGGTGTCATGATCAATGACATTCCAACCTTCCGTGTCGATCACATGCCATATGGCGGTGTGAAGGACAGCGGATTCGGAAGAGAAGGCATTAAATATGCCATTGAAGAATTGACCGAATTGAAGCTGATCTCGTTTAATCATGACAAGTTCTAA
- the ablB gene encoding putative beta-lysine N-acetyltransferase yields the protein MKKTYSETKTLAKKDYRAEAVLDYFNKRLRIDDYRGNRESLLTDAFKLALDYSFTKVIVKAKACDIPFLLMQQFQLEAIIKNYFHSDDAYFFTKYLSEERRKTDSWTKQDSIITSIYENKKTVHVQSAAFIFRAAEEHDAKKLAELYRAVFEVYPTPLHSSDYIQKTMRDGTIYYLAEKGDNIVSAASAEINSAYHNAEITDCATLSEVRKHKLMRSLILLLEQKLCENGIFCAYSIARADSFGMNAVLHQLDYEYTGRLTNNCVISTDLENMNVWCKDLSAGN from the coding sequence TTGAAAAAAACGTACTCCGAAACAAAAACGTTAGCTAAAAAGGATTATCGCGCTGAAGCAGTACTTGATTATTTTAACAAAAGACTCCGAATCGATGACTATCGCGGAAATAGAGAGTCCTTGCTAACAGATGCATTCAAATTAGCTTTAGATTATAGCTTCACAAAAGTGATTGTCAAAGCAAAAGCCTGTGACATTCCTTTTTTACTGATGCAGCAATTTCAGCTTGAAGCCATCATTAAAAATTATTTTCACAGTGATGATGCGTATTTTTTCACGAAATATTTAAGTGAAGAAAGAAGAAAAACTGACAGTTGGACAAAGCAGGACAGCATTATCACATCCATATATGAAAATAAGAAGACAGTTCACGTGCAGTCAGCAGCATTTATATTTCGTGCAGCTGAAGAACATGATGCAAAGAAGCTTGCAGAGTTATACAGAGCAGTATTCGAAGTGTATCCAACACCCCTCCATTCAAGTGATTATATACAAAAAACGATGAGGGATGGCACCATCTATTATCTTGCTGAAAAAGGAGACAACATCGTAAGCGCTGCTTCTGCTGAAATCAATTCAGCATACCACAATGCTGAAATAACAGACTGTGCAACGCTGTCAGAAGTCAGAAAGCATAAATTAATGAGAAGCCTGATTTTATTACTTGAGCAAAAGCTTTGTGAAAACGGTATTTTTTGTGCTTATTCGATTGCAAGGGCCGATTCTTTCGGCATGAACGCGGTTTTGCATCAGCTTGATTATGAATATACCGGCAGACTTACCAATAATTGTGTCATTAGCACAGATCTTGAAAACATGAATGTATGGTGCAAAGATCTGTCTGCCGGAAATTGA
- a CDS encoding sigma-54-dependent Fis family transcriptional regulator produces the protein MTNPNRERIIHHILETIDEGIHAVDEKGITVFYNEIAAYHDGLKVDEVVGKHLFDVFPSLSEETSTLLKAIKTKKPIYHHSQTYINVKGEKIETVNTSLPILSEDKVIGAVEIAKDYSAIKRLTERLADLQKQVHSPPKAEGSNGTKYVLDDIITASKNLLMIKTLVKKAAKTSSNVLVYGETGTGKELIVQAIHNESQRRDSPFIAQNCAALPEALLESLLFGTAKGSYTGAVDRPGLFELSHGGTLFLDELQSMPLNLQAKLLRVIDDGTIRRIGSSHSITVDVRVIAAMNISPEQCLSEGKMREDLYFRLNVFGINLPPLRERPLDLPLLISFFIKKYNHEFQKRVAGLSDEAQALLKHHHWPGNVRELKHCIEFAMNMCEGNRMITGHLPPYLLKEEETAKEAHSLHEKMSMMEKEIIQQALVQSEGNILKTAKLLQIPRQTLQYKVKKYFPDQFSAPKLKA, from the coding sequence TTGACAAATCCTAATCGGGAGCGAATCATTCATCATATTTTAGAAACGATCGATGAGGGGATTCATGCGGTTGACGAGAAAGGAATCACAGTTTTTTACAACGAAATTGCAGCCTATCATGATGGTTTGAAAGTCGATGAGGTTGTGGGAAAGCATTTATTTGATGTTTTTCCGTCCCTTTCTGAAGAAACGAGCACACTCTTAAAAGCCATTAAAACGAAAAAACCGATTTATCACCATTCCCAAACGTACATAAATGTTAAGGGGGAAAAAATTGAGACAGTGAACACGAGCCTGCCGATTTTATCTGAGGATAAAGTGATCGGCGCTGTTGAAATTGCAAAGGATTATTCAGCGATCAAGCGGTTGACTGAGCGGCTTGCTGACCTGCAAAAACAAGTGCATTCTCCACCTAAAGCAGAGGGATCCAACGGCACAAAGTATGTTCTTGATGACATCATTACTGCAAGCAAGAATCTTCTTATGATTAAAACGCTTGTCAAAAAAGCGGCAAAAACCTCATCAAATGTTCTCGTTTATGGGGAAACAGGAACTGGAAAAGAATTAATTGTACAGGCCATTCATAACGAATCACAGCGCAGAGATTCTCCTTTTATAGCACAAAACTGTGCGGCGCTTCCTGAAGCCTTGCTTGAAAGTTTATTATTTGGGACAGCAAAAGGGAGCTACACAGGGGCAGTAGACAGGCCAGGTTTATTTGAACTGTCGCACGGCGGCACGCTTTTTCTGGATGAGCTGCAATCGATGCCTCTGAACCTGCAGGCAAAGCTGCTGAGAGTCATTGACGATGGCACGATCAGGAGAATCGGAAGCAGTCATTCAATCACCGTCGATGTCAGAGTGATTGCCGCAATGAACATCAGCCCTGAACAATGTCTTTCAGAGGGGAAAATGCGGGAAGATCTTTATTTTCGCTTAAACGTCTTCGGAATCAATCTTCCCCCGCTCAGAGAACGGCCATTGGACCTCCCCTTACTAATTTCTTTTTTCATAAAAAAGTACAATCATGAATTTCAAAAGCGTGTTGCCGGATTATCAGATGAAGCACAAGCCCTATTAAAGCACCATCACTGGCCTGGGAATGTAAGAGAGTTAAAGCATTGCATTGAGTTTGCCATGAATATGTGTGAGGGGAATAGAATGATAACCGGTCATTTGCCGCCATATTTACTGAAAGAGGAAGAGACGGCAAAGGAAGCGCATTCTCTTCATGAAAAAATGTCAATGATGGAAAAAGAGATCATCCAACAAGCACTTGTTCAAAGCGAAGGCAATATTTTAAAAACAGCAAAGCTGCTCCAAATTCCGAGACAAACCCTTCAATACAAAGTGAAAAAATATTTTCCTGACCAATTTTCGGCACCAAAATTGAAAGCATAA